One genomic window of Cannabis sativa cultivar Pink pepper isolate KNU-18-1 chromosome 2, ASM2916894v1, whole genome shotgun sequence includes the following:
- the LOC133034729 gene encoding LOW QUALITY PROTEIN: leucine-rich repeat receptor-like protein kinase PXL1 (The sequence of the model RefSeq protein was modified relative to this genomic sequence to represent the inferred CDS: inserted 7 bases in 6 codons; deleted 5 bases in 5 codons) — protein sequence MPKSLLFFYCFIGLSLVFVLEAQTLPNEELSVLLSIKSVLVDPMDCLNDWKKPVSKNSSLHCNWTGVWCSSKGFVEKLDLSNMSLSGHLSDHIQSLSSLYSLNISCNEFASHLPKSLYNLTSLKTIDVSQNXFVGKFPTGLGTSAGLTYVNASSNNFSGLLPEDLGNATALEILDFRGSFFEGSIPISYRNLQKLKFLGLSGNNLTGTIPRELGELSSLETIILGYNDFQGEIPAELGNLTSLQYLDLAVGNLSGQIPPEMGKLQKLTTVFLYRNKFQGRIPPEIGNIASLVFLDLSDNQISGEIPGELAELKNLRLLNLMCNNLSGLVPHKLEELTKLEILELWKNNLTGPLPMNLGKNSPLKWLDVSSNSLSGEIPPGLCDSGNLTKLILFNNSFSSLIPLGLSTCLSLVRVRIQHNLISGTXPVGFGSLPILERLELAKNNLTXHIPSDIAMSTSLSFIDVSWNHLVSYLPSSILSLPNLQTFMASNNHLEGKIPHQLQDCPSLSVLDLSNNRFXGKIPESLASCEKLVNLNLHNNSFTGEIPNPIATMPTLSILDLSXNSLSGGIPVDFGSSPALEMLNLSYNNLXSSAPTNGILMTINPNDLIGNQGLCGAILPPCPRSSATKKGQAKTVHINHVVIGFIVGISVICSLFLTFFTGRYVYRKWYLYNSFLGDFFYKGNDEWPWRLVAFQRVNFSCCDILSSIKESNIIGMGGTGVVYKAESHGPNSSVAVKKLWRSSSDMESGDDLLGEVNLLGRLRHRNIVRLLGYLHNQTEVMMIYEFMPNGNLATALHGNQAGKLLVDWVSRYNIAVGVAQGLHYLHHDCHPSVIHRDIKSNNILLDANLDARVADFGLARMMTHKNETVSMVAGSYGYIAPEYGYTMKVDEKIDIYSYGVVLLELLSGKTPLDPSFGESVDIVEWVRSKIRNKRTIEEALDPYISGQCKHIQEEMLLVLRIALLCTAKLPKDRPSMRDIITMLGEAKPRRKSICQDVTSKDKTIFTAPSPTSNTTSSNTSSPPVGSSFLQADALIF from the exons ATGCCAAAGTCCCTGTTGTTCTTCTATTGTTTCATTGGTCTCTCTCTTGTCTTTGTTCTGGAGGCTCAGACTCTGCCTAATGAAGAATTGTCAGTCTTGTTGTCCATAAAATCAGTTTTGGTTGATCCAATGGATTGCCTTAACGACTGGAAGAAGCCGGTGAGCAAGAACAGTTCACTTCATTGCAACTGGACTGGAGTTTGGTGCAGCTCCAAAGGCTTTGTGGAAAAGCTTGATCTGTCCAACATGAGCCTCAGTGGCCATTTATCGGATCACATTCAAAGCTTGAGCAGCCTGTATTCTCTTAACATTTCCTGCAATGAGTTTGCTTCTCATTTGCCGAAATCTCTGTACAATCTCACCTCATTGAAGACCATTGATGTGAGTCAAA TCTTTGTTGGCAAGTTTCCAACAGGTCTTGGAACGTCTGCCGGATTGACTTATGTTAATGCGTCGAGCAATAACTTCTCCGGCCTTCTTCCAGAGGATCTCGGCAATGCAACAGCTCTCGAAATCCTTGATTTTAGAGGAAGTTTCTTTGAAGGTTCTATTCCAATCTCATACAGGAATCTGCAGAAGTTGAAGTTTCTAGGCCTTTCAGGTAATAATCTGACTGGAACAATCCCACGAGAGCTTGGGGAACTCTCATCATTAGAGACCATTATTCTTGGATACAATGATTTTCAAGGTGAAATCCCAGCTGAGCTTGGAAACCTTACAAGTCTTCAGTATCTTGACTTGGCAGTGGGCAATCTCAGTGGTCAAATACCACCTGAGATGGGTAAGCTGCAGAAACTTACAACAGTTTTTTTATACAGAAATAAGTTTCAAGGAAGGATCCCACCAGAGATTGGCAACATAGCATCGCTTGTGTTTTTGGACCTTTCCGATAATCAGATTTCAGGCGAGATACCAGGAGAGCTTGCA GAGTTGAAGAATTTGCGGCTGTTGAACTTGATGTGCAATAATCTATCTGGTTTGGTTCCTCACAAGCTGGAGGAGCTAACTAAGTTAGAGATTCTTGAGCTGTGGAAGAATAACTTAACAGGTCCTTTGCCTATGAACCTTGGAAAGAACTCACCTTTAAAATGGTTAGACGTGTCATCAAATTCATTATCAGGTGAGATTCCACCAGGTTTGTGTGACTCCGGT AATCTCACTAAACTCATCCTCTTCAACAATTCATTTTCGAGTTTAATCCCGTTAGGTCTTTCAACTTGTTTGTCCTTGGTC CGGGTTCGAATACAACATAATCTCATTTCAGGGA ATCCCGTTGGCTTTGGAAGCCTACCAATTCTCGAGCGGCTAGAATTGGCCAAAAACAATCTCA GCCATATTCCATCAGATATTGCTATGTCTACATCGCTTTCTTTCATCGATGTCTCTTGGAACCACCTTGTATCATATCTTCCTTCTAGTATTCTCTCCCTCCCAAATCTCCAAACTTTTATGGCCTCCAACAACCACCTGGAAGGCAAAATCCCA CACCAGCTTCAAGATTGCCCTTCTCTCTCAGTCCTTGATCTTTCAAACAACCGGT TCGGAAAAATTCCAGAGAGTTTAGCTTCTTGTGAGAAGCTCGTCAATTTGAACCTACATAACAACTCTTTCACTGGAGAAATCCCGAACCCAATAGCCACAATGCCCACCTTATCCATTCTTGACCTCTC AAATTCTCTTTCCGGTGGAATACCGGTA GACTTTGGAAGCTCACCGGCCTTGGAAATGCTCAACTTGTCTTACAACAACC GCAGCTCGGCACCCACCAATGGCATACTAATGACCATCAACCCCAACGACCTTATAGGCAACCAAGGGCTTTGTGGTGCCATACTTCCACCTTGCCCAAGAAGTTCTGCAACAAAAAAGGGGCAAGCGAAAACTGTTCACATCAACCACGTCGTCATTGGATTCATTGTCGGAATATCAGTGATTTGTTCTCTCTTCCTGACCTTCTTTACAGGGAGATACGTGTACAGAAAATGGTATCTCTATAACAGTTTCTTGGGAGACTTTTTCTACAAGGGAAACGATGAATGGCCATGGAGACTTGTAGCTTTCCAAAGAGTGAACTTCAGTTGTTGCGACATCTTATCAAGCATAAAGGAGTCAAACATAATAGGAATGGGAGGTACCGGGGTGGTTTACAAGGCCGAAAGCCACGGACCCAATTCGAGTGTGGCTGTAAAGAAGCTATGGAGGTCGAGTTCGGACATGGAAAGCGGCGATGACCTACTGGGCGAAGTAAATCTTCTGGGCAGGCTTCGACACAGAAACATCGTACGGCTACTGGGTTATCTCCACAATCAGACAGAGGTGATGATGATCTATGAGTTCATGCCGAATGGGAACCTTGCCACGGCCCTCCATGGAAACCAAGCTGGGAAATTGTTGGTGGACTGGGTATCGCGCTATAATATAGCTGTTGGGGTGGCCCAAGGCTTGCATTATCTCCACCATGATTGCCACCCTTCGGTGATCCACCGTGATATCAAGTCCAATAATATCTTGCTTGATGCAAATTTGGATGCCAGAGTTGCAGATTTCGGGTTGGCCAGGATGATGACTCATAAGAATGAGACCGTTTCCATGGTCGCTGGTTCTTATGGATACATTGCTCCAG AATATGGTTACACAATGAAAGTTGATGAGAAGATTGATATATATAGCTATGGAGTTGTTCTATTAGAGCTTCTAAGTGGAAAGACACCGCTAGACCCTTCATTTGGGGAGTCAGTCGATATAGTGGAATGGGTTAGGAGTAAGATACGAAACAAAAGAACCATAGAAGAAGCTTTGGACCCTTATATTTCTGGACAATGCAAGCATATCCAAGAAGAGATGCTACTTGTGCTCAGAATTGCTCTTCTTTGCACAGCAAAACTTCCCAAAGATAGACCATCAATGAGGGACATAATAACCATGCTTGGTGAGGCTAAGCCAAGGAGAAAAAGCATTTGTCAAGATGTGACATCAAAAGATAAGACTATCTTTACTGCCCCATCACCTACCAGTAACACTACTAGTAGTAACACTAGTAGCCCTCCTGTGGGGTCATCATTTCTCCAAGCTGATGCTTTGATATTTTAG